Genomic DNA from Taurinivorans muris:
CTATATCCGTGTTTTCCGCAACCAATTCGCCTTTATCCCAATAAAGCGTATTCGCAGCGCCGGCAAGCCGCGCTTTATACCCAATCCTGTCCGCAGCCTGCAAGACCGCCTTTTTATGAGGAATGGTGACGGAAAGCCCTTGCAGCGGAAAAGAAAAATCCTGTCCGGCATAAGGAACGAGTTTCAAATTTTTCTGATATAAACCGCCTTGGCAGCCAAGATAGGAATAGGGAATAAATCCGCCCTCCTGAAACAACGGAACATCATGCGCCCGTGAAACGTCCCGAGCGTGCGAAACCGTATTCCCCGTTTGGTTTCCCGCGTGAAAATACTGCATAAAAGCGGAAAAATCCTCCACTTCATACGCAAAATAGCGCGCCTCGATTTGATAAAAATCAAAAGCGCGCTGATGTATCAAAGGACTGAGACTGTGAAGTACCGGATTTCCGATAACCGCATATTGTTTTTTCATGTGCTTCACAGCCTCTTCTTATTCTTCGCTTCTTGCTTCCTAGTCCAATTCTTTCTCGTCAGCCATAAAGACATCATCTTCAAACCGGTCTTGATCGGCGGTCAATTCCTCGGGAACTTCATTGTAATCGCTGCGTTTTTTCATTATGATCACACGCTTGAGCACTCCGTCCCCGACGCTTCTTGTCTGCACATCGGGTTCGTCCTGTAAAGCAAGGTGAATGACGCGGCGCTGATAAGCGCTCATGGGGCGCGTTGATTGGGAGCGTCCTGTTTTGCGAAGCCTGTCCGCAAGCATTAACGCCAAAGACTGCATACGGTCATCTTGGCGTTGGTGGTAATCGCCGGTATCAAGCTGAATGCGGACCTGCACCTGCATTTTCGTCGTGATGATGCGGGCGGCAAGATATTGCACGGCAGCCAAATGCTGTCCCTCACGCCCGATAAGAAGTCCGGAATCTTCGCTTTCGACTTTCACGAGAACGCGGTTTTCTTCAACGTTCACCTCAAGAGCGGTAATTTCCCCCACAATGGGACGGACAAGAGCGGTAACGGTTTCCCGCACCGTTTGCTTCAATTTTTCCTGGTCCAACTCAAGCAAATTGATACGCGGCAGCTGCACGCTTTCGTAATCCGCGCTGTTTTCAATAGTTGAATAGGCATGGTTTTGCGGACGTTTTGGCTGATAATAACGGGATTTGCGGTCTGTTTTATCATATTTCTCATACTTGTCATAACGGGGGCGGTCCGTTTTTTCAAAGCGGCCGCTTTTTTCCTGACGATCATACTTGGCATATTTGCCGCCGCGCTCATACGCATTATCGCGCTGTTCATAACGTCCGTGATTATTATGCGGATATCGGGAAAAACGGGAGTTCGCCCTTTGGTAACGGCCGTTTCTGTTTTCATATTGTCCGCTGGCGATAATTTCCGCTTCCGTCATGTTGCCGAGCAAATTCGCCTTTTGCATGGCTTCCCTGTCCATAGCTTCAAGCTGGTATTCATCAAGCTCTTCTTCACCATGAGCGGCGTTTTCCGCCTGAATTTTGGCAAGGAAACGTTTTTGGCTTTCGCCCTCTTCCTCGTCTTCGGCAAAAACCTGTTTTTCGGCTCGGGGTTTCTTATATTCCGTTTTTTCCTGTGCCGGACGGTTTTTGGCTTTTGTATTGCGATTATACGGTTTTTGTTTTTTACCCTCGTCACCGGGCATATTGAAATCGGACAAAGAAGCGAGCCTTGCGCGGATTTTGGCTTTTCTTGCTCCTATAATGCCGAAAACACCCATTTTTGCGTCTTCGACAATCTCGATTTCAAGCTTTTCCCGCTCCGTACCGAAAAAGGCGCATGCATCCTGTATCGCTTGATCTATGTTTTTTGATTGAAACTCTTTAAAATTACTCATTATGATTACCTCACTTTACGCAAAGTCCACCATTGCTGTCCAATGGAAAGAACGTTGTTTGCAAGCCAATAAACAACCAAACCCGCGGGGAAATTCAAAAACATGAACGTGAATATTACCGGCATGAGCATCATTACCTTGCGCTGTGTCGGGTCGCCCACGGCGGGGGAAAGCCATTGCTGCAAAAACATGGTAGCACCCATGACAAGAGGCGTGATATAAAGAGGATCTTTCACAGAAAGGTCGGCAAGCCAGATAATATCGGTAAAAGGCAGATAGGTGATAAATTCCGCATGCCTTAAATTTTCAGAATTGAGAAGGGCGTTGTATAAAGCGATAAATACGGGCAGCTGGACCAAAATAGGCAGACAGCCGCTCATCGGGTTGATATTGTAAGTGCGGTATAACTGCATCATTTCCTGTGAAAGGGCTTCTCTGTCGCTGCCGTATTTTTTCTTCAAATCTTCCATGAGAGGAGCGATTTTTTTCATTTGCTCCATGGATTTGTAACTCTTTTTCGTAAGAGGCCAAAAAAGAATTTTAATAAAGATAGTCAGAAGAATGATGGCGATACCCCAGTTGCCTACGAAAGATTGGAAAAAGTTCAAAAGCCAAAGCAGCGGTTTCGCCAAGATGCCGAAGATGCCGTAATGAATGGTCTTTTTGAGCTCATTCGGCGCGTTGTCCAATAATTTTGCATCTTTCGGACCTATCCACCAGCTCAGCTCGGAACTTACGGGAAGCCCCGCATTCACGGTAAGAGGCTGTTCTTCATAGGCGACACGCCAAACATCATTTTGTATGCGGGCTTTAACCAAACCGTTTTTGCTTTGCGGCACAACCGCGCTCAAAAAATAGTTGTTGCTGAGCCCTGCGAAAAACAAAGCCCCGTCCTCGACCATTCCTTCTTCCGTAAGTTTGCTTACGTCGCTTTCGGTTTCATAGCTGCCTTCGCTGTCCCACACAACCTGCATGGGGTTGTAGGTGGAAGAACTGGAATATTCGGAACCAGCCAAGGTATAGCCCACGCGCACGATGAAAGCTTTTCCCTCTTCCGCTCCATAAGTTATTTTTTCGCCGATAAGATACGTCGCCGCGTCAAACGTGAGTTCGCGCCTGATAATCAGACCATTGAGATTGCCCTCGAAAACAAGGGTTTTGGTATCGCCGTCTTCCAAAATGAGATTTTCGGCGCTGATTGTCCATGAACCGATGTTCCAGGAAGGCTGTCCGTTGATCAAAAGCCCCATGGGGGAAGCGGATTTCGCCGTTTTTCCTATCATATCCAAAAACGGGGAATGAGGGGAACTTGTTTCGGAAATATTATTTAAAACAAAAGACTCCAGCACACCGCCGGCGCTGTGAAAAACCGCCGTGTACAAAGGAGTCCTTACCACGATGTTCTTACCCTCGCCGGGAGCGAAAAAAGGAACCGTTTCTTTTAAATCCGAAAACGCCGGGTCGGTAAGGTTTGCGGTTTGTTCCGCCTGCGTTTCAATCTGTTCTGTTTGTTCAGCCTGTTTGGGCACCCACCCCATATGCTCGGCGATGTACTGCCAGCCAACCAAAATGACGAAACATATGACAGTAGCAATGATAATCCGTTTATTTTCCATTTTTTTCCTACTTAACTGTAATTTTTGATACGATAAAACGCACTGTTTTTTTTAACACAAGTTTGCACGGCTCAATATTTTCAGGAACCGGGTCAAATCCCCCCTCACACCATGGATTGCAGCGGCAAATTCTTTTTATTCCGAGCCAAATTCCTCGGACAACACCATGCTTTTCAATCGCGAGAGCCGCATATTCGGAACAAGAGGGATAAAAACGACATCGTGCAGGATATAAAGGTGAAATACAATTCTGATAAATCCTGATCGGAAAAATAAAAATTTTCCTGATAAAAGCCCCCTTTTTATTAACCATAAACGAAAAATTCCTTTTTTCGTCCTATTCATCGGCATGCCGGCGCCGATTGAGCCTCTCTAAAAAAGGAAACAGATCCTTTTCCACATGGGCGAATTGCAGCACGTTCGCATCTATATGCTTTTTGGGAACAACAACAAATTCGCAAGGACAGATATCTTCAAAATGAAGCCGAAAAAATTCACGCAAAATACGCTTTATCCTATTCCTTTGAACCGCATTTCCGCTTTTTTTGCTTACAGCCAGCCCAATACGGACATGAGGCGCTTTTTTTACAAAAACAATGAAAAGCTTTGTAAAATGCTTTTCACCTTGCTGATAACAAGCTTGAAATTCCGATCTTTTCAATAATCGCTGATTTTTTTGCCAAACATGCGGCATAGTAAGCCTATTGGATTTTAAATAAGGAAAAGACCTATGAATAGGTCAGCCCGCTTCATAAGCAAAGGGCGGAGAAAACTCAGCCCTGCCCATAAATGAATAACCGTTTTCTTATGCGGAAAGAGTCTTGCGACCTTTAGCACGGCGACGATTGATAAGAGCACGGCCGCTTGCGGTTGCCATACGGGTACGGAAACCATGAGTACGCTTTCTGCTGATTTTACTTGGTTGATATGTTCTTTTCATACCATTCTCCTTAAAGGTTTTGAACTAAGATAAATAGCGGTTTAAAGAAATAACGTCAAGATTTTAATTAACTATTTTAAAAAATCGACCCCTTAAAAATCTTCAAAAAGGAATTTCTCATTTCGGGAAAGCAACGGCAAAACCTTTTCCAGCATTATTCCGTCAATATACGGAGTGCCATACCCATAGGTCGTAAGCATGGCTTCATAGACGAAGCGGGCGGAACGCGCCATAGCCATGGGCAAGGAATCTTTTTGGAGCAGCGCCCCTAAAAAGACGGAAGCGAACGTATCCCCCGTTCCCGGATACGCCGCGGGAATCTTGGGAGATTTTGTCTGCCAAAACCGTTTGCTTTCCGCGTCATAAGCGAACACGCGGATACTGTCCTCCTCGCAGGGAGCGGAAGTGATGATTACGGATTTATTTTTATTCTTCTTATCCCCCAAGGCGGAAAGCGCCTTTAAATATTCTTTCGCCTGCTTGAACGTGACTGTTTCTTCATAGGGCGTATCCAGCAAAAAACATACTTCCGTATAATTGGGGGTGATGATGTCCGCCTTGCCGGCGAGTCTGCGCATGCGCTGCACAAGTTCCTCCGTTTGGGTCGGGTACAGTTTTCCGTCATCGCCAAGCACGGGGTCGACAAGAAAAAGGCTGTTTTTTTTGCCGAGTTTCTGCATGAGTCTTTCCACAATATCCACCTGCTCGGGACTGCCCAAAAAACCGGAATAGACGGCGTCGAAATACAGTCCCAAATTTTCCCATTTCCCGACTATTTCCTGCATCTGCGCCGTCAAATCAAAAAAAGAAAAATCATCTATGCTTGCGGTTTGCGAAGACAAAACGGCAGTCGGCAAAGGGCAAACCTGCATACCCATGGAAGAAAGGACCGGAATAGCGACAGTCAAAGAAGCCCGTCCATAACCGGACAAATCATGCACAGCGGCGATACGGGGGATCGGCGTCCTGATATTTTTTACGCATTGTTTCATGGCAACCTCTCAAAAACAAGCTTTTCCGTCATAACGTATTCCAATTTCGCAGTCGGCTCATTTTCATACGCATATTTTTTTTGCAACAATGAAGAGAAAAAACCATGCTGTCAAGCACAAAAAAAGTCCCCAAAAAATTTTGAGGGACTTTTTTATCTATACCAACTCGCTTATTTTTATCGAATAAGGCTGAGAGCCATCTGAGGCAATTGGTTAGCTTGACCAAGCATACTGTTTGCGGCATTTGCCAATGTTTGGTTACGCACGAAGTTTGTCATTTCGGTTGCAACGTCAACGTCGGAAATACGTGATTCGGATGCCTGTAAGTTTTCAGCTTGAATGCTGAGGTTTGCTACCGTGTTTTCCAAACGGTTTTGCAGAGCGCCAAGGTGGGCACGGATATTATCCTTGGAAACGATAGCGTCTCTGATACCTTCAAGGGCCTTTTGAGCGCCTTCTTGGGTTGAAATACTGAATGCGGCTGAACCTTCCGCCGCGCTGTTGCCGACACCGAGAGCTGATGCAGTCGTACAGCCGATTCTGATGTAGTAGTAATCTTCGTCGGAATCGTTGCCTGAACCGAAGTGGACCTTGAGCGGACCGGTCGGAGTCAAACCGCTGCCGTCATGTTGCTCGCCGTCTGTCTTGGTTGGATCGCCGCTCAGGTTACCGTCAAGCAACTTAATGTTGTTGAAGTCGGTAGCCATGGAAATACGGGTGATTTCCGAAGCCATTTGTTGGTATTCCGAGTCGATGATCGCACGTTGGACAGAGTCGTACGTACCGGTTGCGGCTTGTTCCGCAAGTTCCTTCATACGGACGAGCTTTTCGTCGATGGTTTGCAAAGCGCCGTCAGCCGTCTGGATAAGGCTGATACCATCGTTGGCGTTACGGATACCTTGATGCAGGGCTGCAATGTCGGAACGCATGAGTTCGCGGATAGCAAGACCGGCTGCGTCGTCTGCGGCTGTTTCAACGCGAAGACCGGAAGAAAGCTTACGGGTTGAATCTGCAAGGTTGTTGTAGTGAATGTTCAGGTAGCGAGCTGTGTTTTCAGCCATCATGTTGTGGTTAATAACTAAAGACATAATATCCTCCATGATAATAGTCAGTTATGTTTTTTGGTTTGGACATCGCTTCCTGCGATGTTCGCCTCTGTTACCAAACTTAACGACAACACGAAATTTTATATTAGGGAAAAAATGAAAAAAATTTATTCTTTCCCTAAAAAAAAATTTAATTACTAATGAAAACAATAAATTACAGCACAAAAAATATTTTAAAAATTTCCCCGTCCTCAAAAAAACAAATAAAAAATTCTTTTTTTTTGAAGCCCCCAAAAAATGGGGGCTCAATATATTGTTAACAACCCGCCTCTTATCGGATAAGACTGAGAGCCATCTGCGGCAGGGAGTTAGCCTGTCCGAGCATACTGTTTGCGGCATTCGCCAATGTTTGGTTGCGCACGAAGTTTGTCATTTCGGTCGCAACGTCAACATCGGAAATACGGGATTCTGAAGCTTGCAGGTTTTCAGCTTGAATACTGAGGTTTGCGACGGTATTTTCCAAACGGTTCTGCAATGCGCCAAGGTGGGCGCGGATATTATCCTTGGAAACAATGGCGCTTGTTATTCCGTCAAGAGCCTTTTGCGCCCCCTCCTGAGTGGAAATGCTGAATGCCGCGGAACCTGCCGCCGCACTGTTGCCTACACCGAGGGAAGATGCCGTTGTGGAGCCGATTCTGATGTAATAATAATCTTCGTCGGAATCGTTGCCGGAACCGAAGTGGATCTTGAGAGGTCCGGTTGACTTCAAACCGCTGCCGTCATGAGCCTCTCCGTCCGTCTTTGTGGGGTCGGCGCTCAGGTTACCGTCAAGCAGCTTGATGTTGTTGAAGTCGGTAGCCATGGAAATACGGGTGATTTCCGAAGCCATTTGTTGGTATTCCGAGTCGATGATCGCACGCTGCACAGAATCGTACGTACCGGTTGCGGCTTGTTCCGCAAGTTCCTTCATGCGGATAAGCTTTTCGTCGATGGTTTGCAAAGCGCCGTCAGCCGTCTGGATAAGACTGATACCGTCATTGGCGTTTCGCACGCCCTGCTGCAATGCCGCAATATCGGCACGCATAAGTTCACGGACCGCAAGACCTGCAGCGTCATCCGCAGCTTGTTCGACACGAAGTCCGGAAGAAAGCTTACGGGTGGAATCCGCCAAGTTATTATAATGGATGTTTAAGTAGCGGGCTGTATTGTCAGCCATCATGTTATGATTGATTACTAAAGACATACTATCCTCCGTGATAATTGTCTATTCTATGCTTTTACCGGCATATCGCGTCCTGCGATATTTGCCTTCGGCTCAAGGCGGTATTTATAACGACACCGTGTGTTTCGCCTTGCCGCCATATACCTTTTTATCGAATCAATAAAAATTCATTGGGATAATTGTTTCATTTTCCTGAGGAAGTCTGAAAAACTTCCTCAGGAAAACCAGTAAAAACAAAGGTTACAATAAACTTAACGCCATCTGCGGAATGTTATTGGCTTGTCCGAGCATGGAAATTGCCGTATTTGCCAATACCTGGTTTCGCACAAATTTTGTCATTTCCGTTGCAACATCGACATCAGAAATACGTGATTCCGATGCCTGCAAGTTTTCAGCCTGTATGCTGAGGTTGGAAACAGTGGCTTCCAGACGGTTTTGCATTGAGCCAAGATACGCGCGGATATTGTCTTTTGAGACGATTGCGTTATTAATCGCCGCAAGAGCTTTTCCCGCCGCCTCTTGGGTTGAAATGGAATACCCGTCCGATCCTGCCGCGGCGCCGCTGCCGACTCCGAGAGAAGACGCTGTCGCGCTTTTGATTTCGACATAATAATAGTCTTCGTCAGAATCATTGCCGGTACCGAAGTGAATTTTAAGCTTGCCTTTCGAGTTCAGTCCGCTGCCGTCATGCCCGTTGGCAGCAGTGGGCAAAGCGCTTAAGCTGCCGTCCAGCAATTTGATATTGCTGAACTTCGTTGCATTGGCGATACGGGTGATTTCCGAAGCCATGGATTGATATTCGGAATCAATAATGGCCCTTTGCACGGAATCGTACGTACCGGTTGCGGCTTGTTCCGCAAGCTCTTTCATACGGATAAGCTTCTCATCAATGGTCTGCAATGCGCCGTCAGCGGTTTGTATCAATGAAATAGCATCATTGGCATTTCGCACGCCCTGCTGCAGTGCCGCAATATCGGCACGCATGAGTTCGCGAACCGCAAGACCTGCCGCGTCATCCGCCGCTCTCTCGATACGAAGACCGGAAGACAATTTCCGGGTTGAATCGGAAAGCGCACTGTAATGCGAATTCAGGTTTCTGGAAACCGTATTAGCCATTGT
This window encodes:
- the rnpA gene encoding ribonuclease P protein component is translated as MPHVWQKNQRLLKRSEFQACYQQGEKHFTKLFIVFVKKAPHVRIGLAVSKKSGNAVQRNRIKRILREFFRLHFEDICPCEFVVVPKKHIDANVLQFAHVEKDLFPFLERLNRRRHADE
- a CDS encoding flagellin, with the translated sequence MSLVINHNMMAENTARYLNIHYNNLADSTRKLSSGLRVETAADDAAGLAIRELMRSDIAALHQGIRNANDGISLIQTADGALQTIDEKLVRMKELAEQAATGTYDSVQRAIIDSEYQQMASEITRISMATDFNNIKLLDGNLSGDPTKTDGEQHDGSGLTPTGPLKVHFGSGNDSDEDYYYIRIGCTTASALGVGNSAAEGSAAFSISTQEGAQKALEGIRDAIVSKDNIRAHLGALQNRLENTVANLSIQAENLQASESRISDVDVATEMTNFVRNQTLANAANSMLGQANQLPQMALSLIR
- a CDS encoding flagellin, whose product is MSLVINHNMMADNTARYLNIHYNNLADSTRKLSSGLRVEQAADDAAGLAVRELMRADIAALQQGVRNANDGISLIQTADGALQTIDEKLIRMKELAEQAATGTYDSVQRAIIDSEYQQMASEITRISMATDFNNIKLLDGNLSADPTKTDGEAHDGSGLKSTGPLKIHFGSGNDSDEDYYYIRIGSTTASSLGVGNSAAAGSAAFSISTQEGAQKALDGITSAIVSKDNIRAHLGALQNRLENTVANLSIQAENLQASESRISDVDVATEMTNFVRNQTLANAANSMLGQANSLPQMALSLIR
- the rpmH gene encoding 50S ribosomal protein L34, producing the protein MKRTYQPSKISRKRTHGFRTRMATASGRALINRRRAKGRKTLSA
- the yidD gene encoding membrane protein insertion efficiency factor YidD, with product MVNKKGAFIRKIFIFPIRIYQNCISPLYPARCRFYPSCSEYAALAIEKHGVVRGIWLGIKRICRCNPWCEGGFDPVPENIEPCKLVLKKTVRFIVSKITVK
- a CDS encoding protein jag: MSNFKEFQSKNIDQAIQDACAFFGTEREKLEIEIVEDAKMGVFGIIGARKAKIRARLASLSDFNMPGDEGKKQKPYNRNTKAKNRPAQEKTEYKKPRAEKQVFAEDEEEGESQKRFLAKIQAENAAHGEEELDEYQLEAMDREAMQKANLLGNMTEAEIIASGQYENRNGRYQRANSRFSRYPHNNHGRYEQRDNAYERGGKYAKYDRQEKSGRFEKTDRPRYDKYEKYDKTDRKSRYYQPKRPQNHAYSTIENSADYESVQLPRINLLELDQEKLKQTVRETVTALVRPIVGEITALEVNVEENRVLVKVESEDSGLLIGREGQHLAAVQYLAARIITTKMQVQVRIQLDTGDYHQRQDDRMQSLALMLADRLRKTGRSQSTRPMSAYQRRVIHLALQDEPDVQTRSVGDGVLKRVIIMKKRSDYNEVPEELTADQDRFEDDVFMADEKELD
- the yidC gene encoding membrane protein insertase YidC, which translates into the protein MENKRIIIATVICFVILVGWQYIAEHMGWVPKQAEQTEQIETQAEQTANLTDPAFSDLKETVPFFAPGEGKNIVVRTPLYTAVFHSAGGVLESFVLNNISETSSPHSPFLDMIGKTAKSASPMGLLINGQPSWNIGSWTISAENLILEDGDTKTLVFEGNLNGLIIRRELTFDAATYLIGEKITYGAEEGKAFIVRVGYTLAGSEYSSSSTYNPMQVVWDSEGSYETESDVSKLTEEGMVEDGALFFAGLSNNYFLSAVVPQSKNGLVKARIQNDVWRVAYEEQPLTVNAGLPVSSELSWWIGPKDAKLLDNAPNELKKTIHYGIFGILAKPLLWLLNFFQSFVGNWGIAIILLTIFIKILFWPLTKKSYKSMEQMKKIAPLMEDLKKKYGSDREALSQEMMQLYRTYNINPMSGCLPILVQLPVFIALYNALLNSENLRHAEFITYLPFTDIIWLADLSVKDPLYITPLVMGATMFLQQWLSPAVGDPTQRKVMMLMPVIFTFMFLNFPAGLVVYWLANNVLSIGQQWWTLRKVR
- a CDS encoding pyridoxamine kinase is translated as MKQCVKNIRTPIPRIAAVHDLSGYGRASLTVAIPVLSSMGMQVCPLPTAVLSSQTASIDDFSFFDLTAQMQEIVGKWENLGLYFDAVYSGFLGSPEQVDIVERLMQKLGKKNSLFLVDPVLGDDGKLYPTQTEELVQRMRRLAGKADIITPNYTEVCFLLDTPYEETVTFKQAKEYLKALSALGDKKNKNKSVIITSAPCEEDSIRVFAYDAESKRFWQTKSPKIPAAYPGTGDTFASVFLGALLQKDSLPMAMARSARFVYEAMLTTYGYGTPYIDGIMLEKVLPLLSRNEKFLFEDF
- a CDS encoding flagellin — protein: MSLVINTNTMANTVSRNLNSHYSALSDSTRKLSSGLRIERAADDAAGLAVRELMRADIAALQQGVRNANDAISLIQTADGALQTIDEKLIRMKELAEQAATGTYDSVQRAIIDSEYQSMASEITRIANATKFSNIKLLDGSLSALPTAANGHDGSGLNSKGKLKIHFGTGNDSDEDYYYVEIKSATASSLGVGSGAAAGSDGYSISTQEAAGKALAAINNAIVSKDNIRAYLGSMQNRLEATVSNLSIQAENLQASESRISDVDVATEMTKFVRNQVLANTAISMLGQANNIPQMALSLL